The Zea mays cultivar B73 chromosome 7, Zm-B73-REFERENCE-NAM-5.0, whole genome shotgun sequence DNA segment CACTGCAGTGACGGGGATCCAGCAGTTCGTGATGAGCTTCGAACCCGGAGCTGCGCTGGAGGACGACGCGCAGTGGCAGGCTCCTGCATACTGCTTCCCGGACGACGACGATGCCGCAAGGAGCAGTGGTGAGGAGGAAGCTGGGGTTGGGCTTGAGGCGGCGAGCAGATTACTCAGGAAGCTAGCAGGAGCTGCAGCAACCTATTGACTGTGTTGTGTTGTACTGTAGGATTTATGTACCGTATTAATTTCGAGCACAACAGATATACTTATGTTCTTGTAGTACTACCTAATTGCCTAGTTTCCTATTGCTGGCTTGCTGCTCCTGTTGTAAACAAACAGATATACTTAGTAAATTATGAAATCGTGCTGTCGGCTTCCGGATCTCCACACACACTACTTTAGTTTCAGAATATATGGGCACAGCTCATACAAAAAGAATCTCTATATCATCCCACCTATTCAGCATAGCATAGATTATTGCAGGGGTATGACAATTGTGCCACTGTTATCAACCTAATAATACATAACAGCAGGGATTTATCCCAGATTTACAAGGCTGTTCTTCTGTTCAGTCCGCAGATGAGAAGGTGTCCAGCCCTCAGAACCGGCAAAGTAGCGACCTGGGGTTCACCCTCCTCTCCTTGACGCCCGACGCAGCGGAAGCCTTCTTCATCTCCTTGCTGCTCCTGAGAGAGGACCTCGGCCCCAGGCCCCCTCCGCGGCGGGCCGCAAAGTCGACGGCTGGCATAGACCTCCTCACGGACTCGCCGCCGCCGCTCGTGGCGGTGTAGGCCTTCTTGGCGACGCGGCGCTTGGACAGCTCGACGGCGACACAGGGGTCCTTCGCCATCGCCTCAGGTTCTACCGAGTACGTGGACGCAAACTCATcagagtagtagtagtaggggaaGCCCTGCTTGCGCTTGAGCCGCTCGTTGCGGCGCGCCGAGTAGGCGTCGTACAGcctgccgcgcacgaagagcgggccGCCGTCCGGCGTGCCCGCTGCCCTGGCGATCGCCGCGAGGTTCAGCGCCACTAGCTCGTCGTGGGCGTCCGCGCCGGCCGGGAGGAGGTTCtcctcctcgaaacccgacctagCTGCCGGGGGCGTCGGCGGTGGCGCCGCGGCGGGAAGGAAGTTCTCCTTCTCGCCCGCCTCCCTCGCTGGGGGCGACGACGACGCGGCCACGACGTGCGTCGGGGGCTGGAGCGCGGAGGTCACGCGCGCGCGCATCGGGTTTGGTTCGCCGCGGACCAGCGACGGGAGGGCGGAGATTGAAGCGCGCACCGGCGAAGGGATCGCGCAGACGGACGCGCGCATCGGGACCGCCGCCTGCTTCTTCGATCCTGGAGAGTGAGCAGCGCGCGTCAGATCGGGAAGCATTGAATCGGCGCACCAAGGGGGGAGGATGGGTCTTCCTTCTCCCCACCATAGCTACGCTGACAATGGGGGGTCAGCCGGTCGTACCTGCAGGCGTTTGCACGGTGGAGGCCGGCACGAGGGGCGGACGCGGGCGGAGGCGGCGCGGGGAGACAGCGAGCGGCGGACGGCGGTCCATGGGTCAGTCGGTCGGCCCGGGGAAGATATTGCTTCTTCTCGGCCTCCGGTCCTTTTTCCTTTCTCTGATTCTCTCGGGTTTGGAAGACGAGCGGAGGCTCTTCCATTCCAACGGTCGTCTTGCCGCTTGCGGTTGCGTCTTGAATCATTTCATTTTTAAAAAAACAAACAAAGAAAGAAAATTATCCTGAGTTGCTGCGTCTGCCAGCGTTGTCACGGCCCGGCCCACGGCGCTGACCCCTGCCTGCTCTCAACTGCCCTTTGCGGCCTTCCCATGTGTGCGGAGTCCCGCTGTTTATGGCATCGTAATCACGACGAGTCCGCGATTAGGGCAGCCGcaattagagatggcaatggataCCCGCGACTCGATATCCGATGGATATTTACTCAATTGGGGTATGTATGTGAGCTAAATATTTTACCCGTAGGTTTATTATCGGGCAAAAATCTTTAtccaatgggtaaacgggtattaaaACGTTCCATCTTCACCCATATCCATTAACccatgggtataaaatacccaatataaacttagctCAAGCATGAATTTGGACTTTAGTCATCTAtctttttttactatttaacaacctttcATGCCATAATCTCATAGAAGGCTTAgcgacaatttaatgaccatgtaatgagacatgtaatgtgctatgtagtactgtcatagtgttactactttatccaattatctttggtgtgttgaatggatgacTAAATGATGTTATTTAGATGGATATACATGacatttgtataatataatattttaATAAATGTTTAATTattgtgggtacgggtgacccgatgggtgacccatacccacgtgggtatgtgtacgggggtaaatccatacccaccagtgtatatgggtgacccgatgAGGTTATTTTttgtcgtgggtatgggtatggtgtagtaatacccgatgggtatttacccattgccatctctagccgCAATGATAAATCTTTGCAATGGTGTATTATAGTAGAGATATATAGTTATTTTTAATACTTATATATACTCTCTATACCACTTTAGTTTCTGCATATAGGCTTACTTCAGATTTATAGATAACAACTCTCTCTTATCATTTAATTTCTTGTCACATAGGATAGATGCTAATATGGCCTCCTTATAGTGAGTTGACTTGGCACCATTGCGTCTGCCCTTACGGGTGTTTAATAAGGCTATTCACAATGATTGTTTACCATCATTATGATTTCAAGCATATTTAATAGTGTGGCACATAGAATTTTTTGATGATATGCACAACAATTAAGAGAATTGAGTTTCATGGATTGAAATTAGTTTCATGAGGATGAAACCATGTCAACTCGTTTCCAAGGTTTTGAAAATCGCGTGAAAACCTTCATTGAGAGTGGTTTGTTTCATGTTCACATATTTTACTATCTTCTATTGGCCATTGAGTTGCAACATTTAAATAGTATGTTAGCCTATGAAATAGTGAAGTGAAATATTGTATTAAGAGTCATTGTTTCATTCATAATTTCATAACACTTTTGACGATGTGCACATATAATTTTTTGATGATATAGCATAGCAATTAAGAGAATTTAGTTTCATGGAATGAAATTAGTTTCATGAGGATGAAACCATATCAACTCGTTTCCAAGGTTTTGAAAATCGCGtgaaaactgaaagggaaatagggtttaaccttttcctataaataattttggtggttgaatgcccaacacaaataattagaactATCTGATTTGCTCtaaattatatattctacaggtgctaaaggttcaaaacaaaccaataaaaagatcaagttagggttcaaaagaaaagaggaaaaagaaaccgaagagaaccctggtctggcgcaccagactgtccggtgtaccatcggatagtgtccggtgcccagggccgtacgacttcaaacttgccaccttcgggtttcagaagagccgctccgctataattcaccggactgtctggtgcaccagcagagcaacgactaggtagcgcaacggtcgtctgcaacgtgaatagtgaagaacagtgcgcgcagaagtcagagcagccgccataggcgcaccggacagtgcacagtacctgtcaggTGTggcacctgaaagggaaataggctcacaccttttcctaattgattttggtggttaaattgcccaacacaaataattggactaactagtttgctctagattataagttctacaggtgccaaaggttcaacacaaaccaataaaaagtccaagaaagggttcaaataaaaagagcaaaaagacaaccaaaggctaccctggtctggcgcaccggactatccggtgtgccaccggacagtgtctggtgcaccaccggacagtgtctggtgcaccagggagatcaactccaaacttgccaccttcgggaatttgggaagccactccgctataattcaccggactgtccggtgtgccaagcggagcaacggtcgccaacgcaacggtcgagttcaacggtcggctgacaacgctattgtcggcgtttcgagacaggggggtccctaagccgacgagtgagtgtgctgcgtgccccagcccagatgggtcgagcgcgtgggcgagcgcgaaggggggagaggcgaggtggccggagtcgagcgtgagagaggtggaagtcccgcggccttcgtgttcgtcccgcgcccaggtcaggtgcgcttgcagtaggggggttacaagcgtccacgtgggtgagggaagcgagcggccccaagagagcgcctgtcccgtcctcggtcccgcgcggccaaccttctctaagaaggccctggtccttccttttatagtcgtaaggagaggatccaggtgtacaatggggggtagcagagtgctacgtgtctagcggagagagagagagctagcgccctgggtacatgccaatgtggcagccggagaggtcttggcaccttgctggcgtgatgtcgtggctgtcggaggagcgacggagcctggcggagggacagctgttggagcggtcgagtccttgatgacgtcgctctgctgccgtaagagagctaagagccgccgtcgtcacagagcttggggggcgccatcattgcccatccggcggagctggccagatgggacgtcggtcttgtccttcgtgtcccaagtcggctcggggtaggttggtgatggcgcttcctgttgacgtggcggacctgtgccctaggcagggcgacgtgggggctcctccgaagtcgaggtcgagtctgccttccgttgccgaggccgagcccgagcccccgggttgggcgaggcggagattgtttggccgaggccagggcggagtccgagccctggggtcgggcgaggcggagatcgtttggccgaggccaagggcggagtccgagccctggggtcgggcgaggcggagatcgtttggccgaggccagggcggagtccgagccctggggtcgggcgaggcggagattcgccgtcttccgggtcttagcccgagtccgagccctggggtcgggcggagcggagttcgccgtcttccgggtcttagcccgagtccgagccctggggtcgggcggagcggagttcgccgtcttccgggtcttagcccgagtccgggccctggggtcgggcggagcggagttcgccgtcttccgggtcttagcccgagtccgagccctggggtcgggcggagcggagttcgccgtcttccgggtcttagcccgagtccgagccctggggtcgggcggagcggagttcgccgtcttccgggtcttagcccgagtccgagccctggggtcgggcggagcggagttcgccgtcttccgggtcttagcccgagtccgagccctggggtcgggcggagcggagtttcccatggcgcctttggcagggcccgactgcctgtcagactcactctgtcgagtggcactgcagtcggagtggcgcaggcggcgctgtccttctgtcagactggtcagtggagcggtggagtgacggcggtcacttcggctctgccgggggggcgcgcgtcaggataaaggtgtcaggccacctttgcgttaaattctcctgcaacttggtcagtcggtgtggcgatttagtcaggattgcttctgagcgaagccaaggcctcggacgagccggtgatgtgtccgccgtaaaaaggggggcctcgggcgagacggaagtctctcgaggtcggctgcccttggccgaggctaggctcgggtgaagcgtgatcgagtcactcgtgtggaccgatccctgacttaatcgtacccatcaggcctttgcagctttatgctgatgggggttaccagctgagaattaggcgtcttgagggtacccctaattatggtccccgacagtagcccccgagcctcgaagggagtgttagcactcgcttggaggctttcgtcgcacttttttgcaaggggaccagcctttctcggttgcatttcgttccggtgggtgcgcgcgagcgcacccgccgggtgtagcccccgaggcctcggaggagtggttacactccttcgaggtcttaataccttgcgtaatgcttcggttggtctggtcgttccctcatgcgaactggccatagcccgggtgcacggtcggggcccaagctctcgggctggtatgttgacgctgtcaacggttcggccggagccggtttttgcgagagcagcccccgagcctctgcacagggcgagaggacgatcagggacagactcggctttttacatacgcccctacgtcgcctttccgcaaggaggaggggggagtgcgccatgttaccctcgatgggcaccgaacatggtgtctccggtgagctgcaagcgggtaatccgagtggacgtccgtgccccgttcgttgggtgt contains these protein-coding regions:
- the LOC103633109 gene encoding uncharacterized protein, encoding MDRRPPLAVSPRRLRPRPPLVPASTVQTPAGSKKQAAVPMRASVCAIPSPVRASISALPSLVRGEPNPMRARVTSALQPPTHVVAASSSPPAREAGEKENFLPAAAPPPTPPAARSGFEEENLLPAGADAHDELVALNLAAIARAAGTPDGGPLFVRGRLYDAYSARRNERLKRKQGFPYYYYSDEFASTYSVEPEAMAKDPCVAVELSKRRVAKKAYTATSGGGESVRRSMPAVDFAARRGGGLGPRSSLRSSKEMKKASAASGVKERRVNPRSLLCRF